The window TCGCGAATACGGTAAGCTCTGGCGGACCTCTCTAGTCTGCAAAACTGACGTGGCAGCGCCACACGGGCAAGCAAATCGCAGGCCAAAGGACAGTTCGTCAGCACCGCGAGGATGGGGGTGAGCTTCTAAGTTTTTGATCGCTCTTGAGGGGGCCCGCAGCACCCACGCGCGGTGGGCCGGAGCCTCCGACTGCACGAACCAAGACCAAGCCTCAGCTCATTGACGCTTGCCGTGGAACGCGCCTCCTGTGCGAGACAATGGTCCAAAAGGGCAGTATCCGCCCGGCTCGGCGGCAATGTAGTCCTCCCACATCTAACGGATTGTGGGTGCCCACACCTCCCATAAGCCTCCAGCCAGGCAACGATGTTTCGCCTGTATTTTGGTTTCCTGCACTCATCTATGTGAACGGAAACGGCCACATGTCCCCAGCGGACTTCGCCTTGGGAACGCCAGGGCCACGCCCTCCAATCCCAGTGGCAAACGGGTTACCACAAAGCAGTCGGGACTGTGCCGGGCCAGCTTATTGGTGATTGATGCCTCAGTGTCTATGTTGCCTCTCACCGTTGCATAGCGCGTGACCGTGGTACGGTTGGTCTCTGCAAGGTCACGCCATTGTGGGCCTACCAATGCGACTCTGGAGGGGACGATTTGACCGATCTTGACGGCGAAATCCGGGACGGCGGGCACCACATGCAAGTCCGCGTTTATTTTGAGGACACAGATTTCAGCCAGATCGTATATCACGCGAACTATCTACGCTTCATGGAGCGCGGCCGAACGAACTACCTTCGGCTTTTGGGGACAGATCATCGCAGGTTGTTCGAGGCTAGCGGCGAGGAGCTGAGCGGCTTCGCCTTCGTGGTGCGTTCTATGAAACTGGACTTCTTCAAACCTGCCTATATGGATGATGTGATTGATGTGATCACGGCTCCTGAGGAGGTGAAGGGGGCATCGATCGCGCTACACCAACAGTGCAGGCGTGGAGCCGACTTGCTAGTCCAGGCGCGTGTGCGTGTGGCCTTCGTCTCGGCTGGCAAAGCTCAACGCATCCCCAAGAGCCTGAGGGATGCCATGGAAGCGAGCGTTAAGGGCGCTTTTCAGGCGGGCTGATATTTGGCTGTGGAAAGACGCCCCAAGAATCGGCGCAGCCAGCTGAAAAACGGCTTTCGCGTCCGTCGCCTGTGCAATAAGGCGCGCAATTCCGTCCAGCGTTTGCCGGACATTGATTTGGCGTGACAGCCGCTGATAGCGGGCGATC of the Bradyrhizobium sp. WSM1417 genome contains:
- the ybgC gene encoding tol-pal system-associated acyl-CoA thioesterase — its product is MQVRVYFEDTDFSQIVYHANYLRFMERGRTNYLRLLGTDHRRLFEASGEELSGFAFVVRSMKLDFFKPAYMDDVIDVITAPEEVKGASIALHQQCRRGADLLVQARVRVAFVSAGKAQRIPKSLRDAMEASVKGAFQAG